The Triticum aestivum cultivar Chinese Spring chromosome 3A, IWGSC CS RefSeq v2.1, whole genome shotgun sequence genome includes a region encoding these proteins:
- the LOC123060613 gene encoding WD repeat-containing protein 53, producing the protein MSETETAAAAATSTERKPRRLRGHKKGAVTCCVASSARPGVVASSGEDGCLCWFDLRTKDVLLTIEAANKPISSICFKSGNEDHVYVSAGNEILSFDIRMGSQSKPLETYNYNRDEINQIAVSSKGYLAAADDSGDVKIVNTTQKCLYKRLREAHTSICSSVQFIPWRPWTAITGGLDSKLAVWDFSKGRALFSIDYGSPELQNSNSSGSTGQCLNPAFVHSVAVSEEGILGGLYKVCAVARGDGVVDVVDLEYELAPAKSKGPSRAGGLAMSSKRNDLGDGSNNQCQGKRIHLDYSMGGHTAAVSCVAFSAFGEKGKFLVSGGNDASLKVWDWSKGFSPETNSNSELVLDIDVKKKVNWLCTAPTDSDNLIVCDTSKVVKVYNFP; encoded by the exons ATGTCCGAGAcagaaacggcggcggcggcggcgacgtcgacggaGCGGAAGCCCCGGCGGCTGCGGGGGCACAAGAAGGGCGCCGTCACCTGCTGCGTAGCGTCCTCCGCCCGCCCGGGCGTCGTCGCGTCCTCCGGCGAG GATGGATGTCTTTGCTGGTTTGATTTGCGCACCAAAGATGTGCTCTTGACCATTGAGGCAGCAAATAAACCTATCTCTTCCATCTGTTTTAAATCAG GAAATGAAGATCATGTGTATGTATCGGCTGGAAATGAAATCTTGTCCTTCGATATTCGTATG GGATCTCAATCAAAGCCACTGGAGACATATAACTACAATAGAGATGAAATCAACCAG ATTGCTGTGAGTTCTAAAGGCTATCTTGCTGCTGCAGATGACAGTGGGGATGTTAAG ATTGTCAATACCACTCAAAAGTGCTTGTACAAAAGATTGAGGGAAGCCCACACAAGT ATTTGCAGCAGTGTACAATTCATTCCTTGGAGACCTTGGACAG CAATTACTGGTGGCCTTGACTCAAAGCTTGCTGTGTGGGATTTCTCCAAAGGGCGAGCACTATTTTCTATTGATTATG GATCACCTGAATTGCAAAATAGCAATTCTTCGGGTAGTACAGGGCAATGTCTCAACCCTGCTTTCGTTCACTCGGTAGCAGTTTCTGAAGAGGGCATTTTAGGTGGGTTGTATAAAGTTTGTGCCGTTGCAAGGGGGGACGGTGTTGTTGATGTAGTTGATCTAGAATATGAATTGGCCCCTGCAAAATCAAAAGGCCCTTCTCGGGCAGGCGGTTTGGCCATGAGCTCGAAAAGAAACGATCTTGGGGATGGGAGCAATAATCAATGCCAAGGGAAAAGGATCCATCTTGATTACTCAATGGGTGGCCATACTGCAGCTGTCTCCTGTGT AGCATTTTCAGCGTTTGGTGAGAAGGGGAAGTTCCTTGTTTCAGGTGGTAACGACGCATCACTGAAAGTATGGGATTGGTCCAAAGGATTTTCTCCTGAAACAAACAGCAATAGTGAATTGGTGTTGGATATTGATGTGAAGAAAAAG GTAAATTGGTTGTGTACTGCTCCAACTGATTCAGATAACCTGATTGTGTGTGACACATCCAAGGTGGTCAAAGTATATAATTTCCCATAG
- the LOC123060614 gene encoding uncharacterized protein, whose product MGGILMQHHQISPSPLRKAAFPGSFALPRDFALHRAPLRGSLPCSSSLTVRSEANGYPPSRMAVKKHSKEELIEFFSGIQAAITRDSPKAPGRTRKPSSPAGTLQEAGMKLQPHEGLHQDGQPNLEDMKVPELRDMARVRGMRGYSKLKKGELIDRLRGLA is encoded by the exons ATGGGAGGAATCCTCATGCAGCATCACCAAATCTCTCCCAGTCCTCTGCGAAAAGCCGCCTTCCCCGGATCATTTGCTCTCCCAAGAG ATTTTGCTCTCCATCGCGCTCCACTGCGGGGTTCTCTGCCCTGCTCATCTTCCCTGACGGTCAGATCCGAAGCCAACGGGTATCCGCCTTCAAGAATGGCGGTCAAGAAGCACAGCAAAGAAGAGCTCATAGAGTTCTTCAGCGGCATCCAGGCCGCCATTACCAGGGACTCGCCCAAGGCGCCCGGGAGGACGAGGAAGCCGTCGTCGCCGGCTGGCACGCTCCAAGAGGCCGGCATGAAGCTGCAACCACACG AGGGACTGCACCAAGACGGGCAGCCAAATTTGGAGGACATGAAGGTGCCCGAGCTGAGGGACATGGCGAGGGTGAGGGGGATGAGAGGCTACTCCAAGCTGAAGAAAGGGGAGCTCATTGATCGTCTGAGGGGGTTGGCCTGA